A window of Pirellulales bacterium contains these coding sequences:
- a CDS encoding ABC transporter permease — MQVSVTPRMHFPRDTGSADGWRSLEPGHGWPRLAPGEIWRHRELLGFFIWRDVTVRYKQTLLGVGWALVQPLATFAVFSIVFGRLAHLASDGVPYPAFCLAGLLPWMLFASGVTTAANSLVGNVNLLTKVYFPRLLLPLSNVIGALVDFSVSLAVALAVFCCYGITPSMRLVLLPLPLLLVLTTAAGTGFWLAALNARYRDVRHALPFLVQLWMYGTPIVYSLAIVPAPWRVAAAINPLVTAVEAFRQILLGTAGPPLSLIAVSTCSAVALLLSGMAIFRLAERSVADTI, encoded by the coding sequence ATGCAGGTTTCCGTCACGCCTCGAATGCATTTTCCCAGGGATACGGGCTCAGCCGATGGCTGGCGAAGTCTCGAACCGGGCCACGGCTGGCCACGGTTAGCGCCAGGCGAGATTTGGCGGCATCGCGAATTGCTCGGCTTCTTCATCTGGCGCGACGTCACTGTCCGCTACAAGCAGACGCTGCTGGGCGTGGGCTGGGCATTGGTGCAACCCCTGGCCACCTTCGCGGTCTTCAGCATCGTCTTCGGCCGACTGGCCCATCTCGCCTCGGACGGCGTTCCCTATCCGGCGTTCTGCCTGGCGGGTCTGCTCCCCTGGATGCTCTTTGCCAGCGGCGTAACGACCGCCGCGAATTCGCTCGTGGGAAATGTAAACCTGCTTACCAAGGTTTACTTCCCGCGCCTCCTGCTCCCCCTGTCGAACGTGATCGGCGCGCTCGTCGATTTCAGTGTCTCGCTGGCGGTTGCGCTTGCGGTGTTTTGCTGTTATGGCATCACACCCAGTATGCGGCTGGTGCTCTTACCGCTTCCCCTGCTGTTAGTGCTAACGACCGCCGCGGGAACGGGGTTCTGGCTGGCGGCGCTAAATGCCCGCTACCGCGATGTACGGCATGCACTCCCCTTTCTCGTGCAGCTGTGGATGTACGGCACGCCTATTGTCTATTCGCTGGCAATCGTGCCAGCGCCATGGCGAGTTGCCGCGGCGATCAATCCGCTGGTAACCGCGGTGGAAGCATTTCGCCAAATATTGCTTGGCACCGCGGGACCGCCGCTATCGCTGATTGCAGTTTCAACGTGTTCCGCCGTGGCTCTGCTGCTGAGCGGTATGGCCATCTTTCGCCTCGCCGAACGTTCGGTGGCCGATACGATCTGA
- a CDS encoding C45 family autoproteolytic acyltransferase/hydrolase has product MGKYDPNFVKGDVMPRIPLRIVLVGIVASLGLARPMLGAEATVVAANSSIERKPLPSATAFRPDPASVVRYGPAYRYPQAGWIVLHIEGAPYERGVQHGRLLAAEIADSIKKRAICRSPKSPAEAWRDVRTLVNALFLRRYDAEYLEEMKGIADGAAAAGAKYDDRPVDLIDIVTLNSDMEVAYLAPGVHATATGLDDETYHQPISTERPHAAEEHCSAFAATAPATADGDIIFGHITMCSLSDAHHYNVWLDLKPQAGHRIVMQSYPGGIMSGLDYYINSAGILVLETTIRQTDFDITGQALASRIRQAVQYADSIDKAIKILSTANNGLYSNEWMLADINTGEIAMFELGTHNSKLWRSSRNEWPGGTRGFYWGCNNAKDMDVRKESLPTLSGKPGNLVLHPTDRDRAWLRLFREHQGKLKTDFGFEAFTTAPLAGFPSCDAKFTTTKLAKELKSWALFGPPLGRAWTPTEEDREHCPGLQPLLSNDWALVSMDVVGTAPAEPPTLADSAPFPEEKEDRFEKPVSLSAAWRGTLLPKTDADTWLAAGHAGYERIVALEKALKSAAKGEALDRAAQDHLDVAHFIRRSQWLTGVARLGHDVPLADTRFDWETDSWYHIAAGKGVMLLVALRHELEAETFDKLMDDFGQAHAGQEVTSGEFRAAAEKACGRSLDSFFAPWLTGTRSSTSAGEGIWSIDSFEEEPEQSLIVYGTLADRAAQREAADLLARKIARRWGNVLITIKSDQEVSDADLKNHHLLLIGRPATNAVTARVAAALPVKFQAGSFELRGETYADARSAVIAAGTNPQNPRYSVVAYAGLGADATTTAISALPDDDSYSAQVMLFPAHKRSRRQCVTSPTLSIDGGSAKSSQ; this is encoded by the coding sequence GTGGGCAAGTACGATCCGAACTTCGTCAAAGGAGACGTCATGCCGAGGATTCCGTTACGGATCGTGCTGGTGGGAATCGTGGCGAGCCTGGGGCTTGCTCGACCGATGTTGGGAGCCGAAGCGACCGTGGTCGCGGCGAATTCCTCGATCGAGCGAAAGCCGCTGCCCAGTGCGACCGCGTTTCGGCCCGATCCGGCGTCCGTCGTGCGTTATGGACCGGCCTACCGCTATCCGCAGGCGGGCTGGATCGTTTTGCACATCGAAGGAGCGCCCTATGAACGCGGCGTTCAGCATGGCCGACTGCTGGCAGCCGAGATCGCCGATTCGATCAAGAAGCGAGCGATTTGCCGCAGTCCTAAATCTCCTGCCGAAGCCTGGCGCGATGTGCGCACGCTGGTCAATGCGCTCTTTCTGCGTCGCTACGACGCGGAATACCTGGAAGAGATGAAGGGCATCGCCGACGGCGCCGCCGCGGCCGGCGCGAAGTACGACGATCGACCGGTCGACCTGATCGACATCGTGACGCTCAACTCGGACATGGAGGTTGCGTATTTGGCCCCCGGGGTCCACGCCACGGCCACGGGGTTGGACGATGAAACGTATCATCAGCCGATCAGCACCGAGCGGCCACATGCCGCCGAGGAACATTGCAGTGCCTTTGCCGCCACGGCTCCGGCCACGGCCGATGGCGACATCATCTTTGGGCACATCACGATGTGCAGCCTGTCCGATGCGCATCATTACAACGTCTGGCTCGATCTGAAGCCGCAGGCCGGACATCGCATCGTCATGCAGAGTTATCCCGGCGGCATCATGAGCGGCCTGGATTATTACATCAATAGCGCCGGCATCCTGGTGCTGGAAACGACCATTCGCCAGACCGATTTCGATATCACAGGTCAGGCCCTCGCTTCGCGGATTCGCCAGGCCGTGCAGTATGCCGATTCGATCGATAAGGCGATCAAGATCCTTTCCACGGCCAACAACGGGCTGTACTCGAACGAATGGATGCTGGCCGACATCAACACGGGCGAGATCGCGATGTTCGAACTCGGAACGCACAACAGCAAACTGTGGCGCAGCAGCCGTAACGAGTGGCCCGGCGGGACGCGCGGATTCTATTGGGGCTGCAATAACGCCAAAGATATGGACGTGCGTAAGGAATCGTTGCCGACCCTGAGCGGCAAGCCGGGGAACCTGGTCTTGCATCCCACGGATCGCGATCGGGCGTGGCTGCGATTATTTCGTGAACATCAAGGGAAGCTGAAAACCGACTTCGGATTCGAGGCGTTCACCACGGCACCATTGGCGGGCTTTCCCTCGTGCGATGCCAAGTTCACCACCACGAAGCTGGCCAAGGAATTGAAAAGCTGGGCGCTGTTCGGTCCGCCGCTGGGACGCGCCTGGACGCCCACCGAAGAAGATCGCGAGCATTGCCCTGGCTTGCAGCCGCTGCTGAGCAACGACTGGGCACTTGTGTCGATGGACGTTGTCGGCACTGCGCCGGCAGAGCCACCCACCCTGGCTGACAGTGCACCGTTCCCTGAAGAGAAGGAAGATCGGTTTGAGAAGCCGGTTTCACTTTCGGCCGCTTGGCGCGGCACGCTGTTGCCAAAGACCGACGCCGACACCTGGCTGGCGGCCGGACACGCCGGATACGAGCGCATCGTGGCACTCGAAAAGGCGCTGAAATCGGCAGCTAAGGGAGAAGCTCTCGACCGTGCGGCGCAGGATCACCTCGACGTGGCGCACTTCATCCGTCGCTCGCAGTGGCTGACCGGCGTGGCGCGGCTGGGGCACGACGTACCGCTAGCTGACACGCGATTCGATTGGGAGACCGATAGCTGGTATCACATCGCGGCCGGTAAGGGGGTCATGCTACTGGTCGCGTTGCGGCACGAACTGGAGGCCGAGACCTTTGACAAACTTATGGACGATTTCGGCCAGGCGCATGCTGGCCAGGAAGTAACCAGCGGCGAATTCCGCGCCGCCGCCGAGAAGGCCTGCGGCCGATCGCTCGATTCGTTCTTCGCGCCTTGGCTGACGGGAACTCGCAGCTCGACAAGCGCTGGCGAAGGAATTTGGTCGATTGATTCGTTTGAAGAGGAGCCCGAGCAGTCGCTGATTGTGTACGGCACGCTTGCGGACCGGGCCGCGCAGCGCGAAGCGGCCGACCTGCTGGCGCGTAAGATCGCCCGTCGCTGGGGCAATGTGTTGATCACTATCAAAAGCGATCAAGAAGTCAGCGACGCGGATTTGAAGAATCACCATCTGTTGTTGATCGGCCGGCCGGCGACCAACGCCGTGACCGCACGCGTAGCGGCGGCGCTGCCGGTGAAATTCCAGGCCGGGTCGTTCGAACTGCGGGGTGAGACGTATGCCGACGCGCGCTCGGCAGTGATCGCCGCGGGCACGAACCCGCAGAATCCGCGCTATTCGGTTGTGGCCTACGCAGGCCTGGGGGCTGACGCGACGACTACGGCGATCAGTGCGCTGCCGGACGACGATTCGTACAGTGCGCAGGTCATGCTGTTCCCGGCGCACAAACGCTCGCGCCGCCAGTGTGTGACTTCGCCGACTCTGAGCATCGACGGTGGGTCGGCCAAGAGTTCGCAATAG
- a CDS encoding sodium-dependent transporter → MDEQKSFSSRWALLFAMLSMAVGTGSIWRFPRIVAKNGGGTFLLPWVISLFAWSIPLIILEFALGRGMKAGPLGSIVRLIGPRFAWMGAWVTLVAVAIMFYYSVVTGWVLEYFVVSLTGELAKAEPQQFYDQFIAGPWPLVLHFISMSLALGVIWRGVGAIERVTTILLPSLFFLIVALAIRAALLPGAERGLKFMFTVDWSQLGNYSIWLEALTQNAWDTGSGWGLITVYAIYVRAKDDSSVNCFLLGIGNNIASLLSGVAVLCTIFAIMPDAEKQIVGAGNYGLTFVWFPQLFAQMPAGGLFMIFFFAALFMAAFMSLISMVELAVRGLQDLGITRNRSLLIAGGIGLLGGVPSAVSLDFLANQDWVWANALIPSGLMFGYVAVKYGLEEFRHRYVNLACNQITIGRWWSFAIWVLVPVQGVVLMVWFFWQTFPGATSASGESLAMTARAIEWLRPDRVENVGTVLAQWAVLLTVLWAANRWMGRSAAEQPS, encoded by the coding sequence ATGGACGAACAGAAATCTTTCTCCTCGCGCTGGGCGCTATTGTTCGCCATGCTCAGCATGGCCGTCGGAACCGGCAGCATTTGGCGCTTCCCACGCATCGTGGCCAAGAATGGCGGCGGCACGTTTTTGTTGCCCTGGGTGATCTCGCTGTTCGCCTGGAGCATCCCGCTGATCATTCTCGAGTTCGCGCTGGGGCGCGGGATGAAGGCCGGACCCTTGGGCTCGATCGTGCGGCTGATCGGGCCACGGTTCGCATGGATGGGGGCCTGGGTCACGCTCGTGGCCGTGGCGATCATGTTCTACTACTCGGTCGTCACCGGCTGGGTGTTGGAATACTTCGTCGTGTCGCTCACCGGCGAGCTGGCCAAGGCCGAGCCGCAACAGTTCTACGATCAGTTCATTGCCGGCCCGTGGCCGCTGGTACTGCATTTCATCAGCATGAGTTTGGCGCTGGGGGTGATCTGGCGCGGCGTCGGCGCCATCGAGCGCGTGACGACGATCCTGCTGCCGAGCCTGTTCTTTTTGATCGTGGCGCTGGCGATTCGCGCAGCGCTGCTGCCAGGGGCCGAGCGCGGCTTGAAGTTCATGTTCACGGTCGACTGGTCGCAATTGGGCAACTACAGCATCTGGCTCGAAGCGCTCACGCAGAACGCCTGGGACACGGGATCTGGTTGGGGGTTGATCACGGTCTATGCCATCTACGTTCGCGCGAAGGACGATAGCAGCGTCAATTGCTTCCTATTGGGGATCGGCAACAACATCGCCTCGCTGCTATCGGGCGTGGCCGTGCTGTGTACGATTTTCGCCATCATGCCGGACGCCGAAAAGCAAATCGTCGGCGCCGGTAACTACGGCCTGACGTTCGTCTGGTTTCCGCAGTTGTTCGCGCAGATGCCGGCCGGCGGGCTGTTCATGATTTTCTTTTTCGCGGCGCTCTTCATGGCGGCGTTCATGTCGCTGATCTCGATGGTTGAGCTGGCGGTGCGCGGCCTGCAGGATCTGGGGATCACGCGCAATAGGTCCTTGCTGATCGCCGGCGGCATCGGTCTGCTGGGCGGCGTGCCGAGCGCAGTGAGCCTAGACTTTCTCGCCAATCAGGATTGGGTGTGGGCGAACGCCTTGATCCCCAGCGGCCTAATGTTCGGCTATGTCGCGGTGAAATATGGCTTAGAGGAATTTCGCCACCGCTACGTGAACCTGGCATGCAATCAGATCACGATCGGCCGGTGGTGGTCGTTCGCCATTTGGGTGCTAGTTCCCGTACAGGGGGTGGTGCTGATGGTGTGGTTCTTCTGGCAGACATTTCCCGGTGCGACCTCGGCCAGTGGCGAGTCGTTAGCCATGACTGCTCGCGCGATCGAATGGCTGCGGCCCGACCGGGTCGAGAATGTCGGCACGGTGCTGGCTCAATGGGCCGTCTTGCTCACCGTGCTATGGGCTGCAAATCGTTGGATGGGGCGTAGCGCCGCCGAACAGCCGTCGTAA
- a CDS encoding DUF1854 domain-containing protein produces the protein MATDKDEGSRAAQLAGISLQYDSFGRLVLIDSNGRRHVGVEPIRAFPLSDAQRGISICNVEGVEVLWIDDLQTMPAASRKMVEEELGRREFMPVIERIVSVSSNADPSRWEVDTDRGRTEFLLKSEDDVRRVGPRGAILLDSAGMRYIVPDTKKLDSASRRVLERYL, from the coding sequence ATGGCAACTGACAAGGATGAGGGCTCTCGCGCTGCGCAGCTCGCCGGGATTTCGCTGCAGTACGACTCGTTCGGCCGCTTGGTGCTAATCGATAGCAATGGCCGTCGTCACGTGGGTGTCGAGCCGATCCGCGCGTTTCCGCTATCCGATGCACAGCGCGGTATTTCGATCTGCAACGTGGAAGGGGTCGAAGTGCTGTGGATCGACGATCTGCAGACGATGCCGGCCGCATCCCGCAAAATGGTTGAAGAAGAGCTCGGTCGGCGGGAATTCATGCCCGTGATCGAGCGCATCGTCAGCGTCTCGTCGAATGCGGATCCTTCGCGGTGGGAAGTTGATACCGATCGCGGCCGGACCGAGTTTCTGCTGAAAAGTGAGGACGACGTGCGGCGCGTTGGCCCGCGCGGCGCGATTCTGCTCGATTCCGCCGGCATGCGTTACATTGTGCCCGATACCAAGAAGCTGGACTCGGCGAGTCGCCGCGTGCTGGAACGGTATCTGTAG
- a CDS encoding amidohydrolase, which produces MAFRRVILPLLAALLFAGSAHAVEPAPWARSHLEELVRFYRQLHQAPELSFHEQQTAETMAEALRAAGAKVTTGIGGFGVVGIMENGTGPRLMIRADMDALPVVENTQLAYASTKKVKDDSGNEVGVMHACGHDIHMTSLIGVAQYLAANRDRWSGTIMFLCQPAEERGSGAGRMIKDGCFDRFFKPDYSLALHVDANLPAGAVGYHSGYTLANVDSVDVTMRGRAGHGAYPHVTIDPIVQAAHLILDLQTIVSREVKPTEPAVITVGSVHGGAKHNVIGDSCHLQITVRSFSDEVRKQLLAAIRRKALAAASSAGAPEPTIAVSEGTPAMYNEPQLVERIVPVLKRVLGEDKVVPSEASMGGEDYSEYGRVGVPIFMFQLGSVDAKRLAGLKRVEQAPPSLHSPLYYPDADETLITGVTAMASAAIDLLPAKK; this is translated from the coding sequence ATGGCCTTTCGCCGAGTCATATTGCCTCTGCTCGCAGCGCTGCTGTTTGCTGGATCCGCGCACGCCGTCGAACCGGCGCCATGGGCGCGCAGTCATCTGGAAGAGCTGGTGCGTTTCTACCGGCAATTGCACCAGGCGCCGGAATTATCCTTTCACGAACAGCAAACGGCCGAGACCATGGCCGAGGCCTTGCGCGCGGCGGGGGCCAAGGTGACAACCGGCATCGGCGGATTCGGCGTCGTGGGCATTATGGAAAACGGGACCGGACCACGGCTGATGATCCGCGCCGACATGGACGCGCTGCCCGTCGTCGAAAACACGCAACTGGCGTACGCCTCGACCAAGAAGGTGAAGGATGACAGTGGCAATGAGGTTGGCGTAATGCACGCCTGCGGCCATGACATTCACATGACCAGTTTGATCGGCGTGGCGCAATATTTGGCGGCCAACCGCGATCGCTGGAGTGGCACCATCATGTTCCTTTGCCAGCCGGCCGAGGAGCGTGGCTCGGGCGCCGGCCGCATGATCAAGGATGGATGCTTCGATCGCTTTTTCAAGCCTGACTATTCGCTGGCCTTGCATGTCGACGCAAATCTGCCGGCCGGCGCCGTCGGTTATCACTCAGGCTATACGCTGGCCAACGTCGACAGCGTTGATGTCACGATGCGCGGTCGCGCCGGGCATGGCGCATATCCGCATGTCACGATCGATCCGATCGTCCAGGCGGCACACCTCATTCTAGACCTGCAAACGATCGTCAGTCGCGAAGTGAAGCCTACGGAACCGGCCGTGATCACCGTCGGTTCGGTTCACGGCGGTGCAAAGCACAACGTGATTGGCGATAGTTGCCACTTGCAAATCACGGTGCGTAGCTTCAGCGATGAAGTACGCAAGCAACTGCTGGCCGCGATTCGACGCAAGGCGCTGGCCGCGGCCAGTAGTGCCGGCGCGCCCGAGCCCACAATCGCCGTCTCCGAGGGAACGCCGGCCATGTACAACGAGCCGCAACTGGTCGAACGCATTGTGCCGGTGCTCAAACGCGTGCTGGGCGAGGACAAGGTCGTGCCGTCCGAAGCTTCGATGGGGGGCGAGGATTACAGCGAGTACGGTCGCGTCGGCGTGCCGATCTTCATGTTCCAGCTCGGTTCGGTCGATGCGAAGCGGCTGGCCGGGCTGAAGCGTGTCGAGCAGGCCCCGCCGTCGCTGCACTCTCCCTTGTACTATCCCGATGCTGACGAGACGCTGATCACAGGCGTCACGGCCATGGCATCGGCGGCAATTGATTTGCTCCCCGCAAAGAAGTGA
- a CDS encoding ABC transporter ATP-binding protein — translation MHDAVLKIEQLGKRYRYAPGARRHATLRDRLGHTTTAALRRITGQTASAEKADVPDGYWALRDISVNVAAGEVFGLVGHNGSGKSTLLKILARITGPSSGRALVRGRVGALLEIGTGFHMELNGRENVYLSGAILGMRRADIRAKFDAIVAMAGVAPFLELPVKRYSSGMYLRLAFAVAAHLDSEILLLDEVLAVGDAAFQQACREKILELARSGRTIIMVSHDWDLVRTICDRAMLLERGQMMSVGRVGEVLSRAAA, via the coding sequence ATGCACGACGCCGTTCTAAAAATCGAACAGCTTGGCAAGCGATATCGCTACGCGCCCGGCGCGCGGCGACATGCAACATTGCGCGATCGGTTGGGCCACACCACCACCGCGGCGCTTCGCCGCATTACGGGGCAAACAGCGAGTGCCGAGAAGGCCGACGTGCCGGATGGCTACTGGGCGCTGCGCGATATTTCGGTCAATGTTGCCGCCGGCGAAGTGTTCGGGCTGGTGGGGCACAATGGCTCGGGCAAAAGCACGCTGCTGAAAATCCTGGCCCGCATTACTGGCCCCTCCTCCGGGCGGGCCCTGGTGCGTGGACGCGTCGGAGCGCTGTTGGAAATAGGCACCGGCTTCCATATGGAGCTGAATGGCCGGGAGAACGTCTATCTCAGCGGCGCCATTCTCGGCATGCGGCGGGCCGATATCCGGGCCAAATTCGATGCGATCGTCGCGATGGCGGGCGTCGCGCCCTTCCTCGAACTCCCGGTCAAACGTTATTCCAGTGGCATGTACCTGCGGCTGGCCTTCGCCGTGGCGGCCCACCTGGACAGCGAAATCTTGCTGCTCGACGAGGTGCTGGCAGTCGGCGATGCGGCGTTTCAGCAAGCTTGTCGGGAAAAGATTCTCGAACTGGCTCGCTCAGGCCGCACGATCATCATGGTCTCGCACGACTGGGACCTGGTCCGCACGATTTGCGATCGGGCGATGCTGCTTGAACGCGGACAGATGATGTCGGTAGGGCGCGTGGGCGAGGTCCTGTCCCGGGCCGCCGCCTGA
- a CDS encoding glycosyltransferase family 2 protein: protein MSVLSQLDTTVREPRAARHLYRTPGAAVMPKTFDLDIGVIYSGERHFMNPLASSLAGSADVISPRLILVDNVSADGVAAWTSAFAHTKVVKNDRPLGYAQNLNRILSVSDARYTLLLNTDMYFDVGDQCLAKMVAFMDDHPRCGLSICQVYRPDGSYGYPARRFPTVRTIAARRLGLQRLLAGPLREHLYEDRPITDSYPCDWVSGCFMLVRREAAQDVGRFDERYVKYFEDVDMCLRMARAGWQVMFNGATRCFHHEQRASRHAFSRDAWRHGRAYLRWLLKWGLTTPSSGELGAVTAWSAQRGKRVDPAQAATARPHTGVATERAPETVSAPPRPRS, encoded by the coding sequence ATGTCCGTGCTTTCCCAGCTCGACACCACTGTCAGGGAGCCGCGTGCCGCGCGGCACTTGTACCGGACCCCGGGCGCAGCCGTGATGCCGAAGACCTTCGATCTCGATATCGGCGTCATCTATTCGGGCGAGCGCCATTTCATGAATCCGCTGGCCAGTTCGCTGGCCGGCTCGGCCGACGTAATCTCGCCGCGATTGATTCTGGTCGATAACGTTTCCGCCGATGGCGTGGCCGCTTGGACTTCGGCCTTTGCCCATACCAAGGTCGTGAAGAACGATCGCCCGCTGGGTTACGCACAGAATCTGAATCGCATCCTATCGGTGAGCGACGCGCGATACACGCTGCTGCTAAACACCGACATGTATTTCGACGTCGGGGATCAGTGCCTGGCCAAGATGGTCGCCTTCATGGACGACCATCCTCGCTGCGGCCTCAGCATCTGTCAGGTTTATCGGCCCGACGGCAGCTACGGTTATCCGGCGCGCCGCTTCCCGACCGTTCGCACGATCGCTGCGCGTCGCCTGGGCTTGCAGCGGCTGCTGGCCGGCCCGCTGCGCGAGCATCTGTACGAGGATCGTCCGATCACGGACAGCTATCCTTGCGATTGGGTCAGCGGTTGTTTCATGCTCGTACGGCGCGAGGCGGCACAGGATGTTGGCCGGTTCGACGAGCGGTACGTGAAGTATTTCGAAGACGTCGACATGTGCTTGCGAATGGCCCGCGCAGGCTGGCAAGTCATGTTCAACGGCGCCACCCGCTGTTTTCACCACGAGCAGCGCGCCAGCCGGCACGCGTTTTCGCGCGATGCCTGGCGTCACGGTCGCGCTTATTTGCGATGGTTATTGAAATGGGGGCTCACAACCCCATCCTCCGGCGAATTGGGGGCGGTCACCGCCTGGTCGGCGCAGCGTGGAAAGCGGGTTGATCCCGCGCAGGCGGCCACGGCCCGACCACACACCGGCGTCGCAACAGAACGGGCGCCGGAAACTGTGTCGGCCCCCCCTCGGCCACGTTCCTAG
- the sppA gene encoding signal peptide peptidase SppA: MRSCLFLIALYASSLALAGPAAAADGKKDAKAKSVVAVFRLRGPIVETPAEENFLMGTSHSVTLQSLIERLTKAREDENVKAVVISLDGTSVTLAQAEEIRQRMADIRAASKDVCLFAEGLTMQDYVLAAGASEISVVPTGDLWLTGYYAESPYLRGLLDKIGVTPDFLHCGDYKSASETFMRDGPSPQAEEMQNWLMDSSYQTTIKLIAQGRNVDEAKVRGWIDGGPYTSGKALELGIIDRVQQRHDLEASLKVRFGDNVKFDHKYGAKAAGQIDFSSPMGIMNFYAELLGGGKKKKSTKEAIAIVNVEGAIVLGAADASPLSFGGKSAGSTPIRKALDDAANDDSVKAVVLRVDSPGGSATASDIILAAAKRVKGKKPVVVSMGNVAASGGYYVACGTDVIYADDSTITGSIGVVGGKLATLGLWNKVGINWKAYGRGENSAIMSTSHPFTEAQRTRMQAWMDDIYGVFKGHVVAVRGEKLKKPIDELAGGRVYTGRQALDLGLVDRIGTLSDAIHEAAAQAKIEKYEVRLLPEPKSFIQTLLGSAMGEDDDESNGVSLSTLMSARTSPLLDAVLPYLRQLDGQRLQAVTTAIGRLELIHREGVALMMPEIVVRP; encoded by the coding sequence ATGCGTTCCTGCTTATTCCTGATTGCTTTGTATGCGTCGTCACTCGCGCTTGCCGGCCCTGCCGCTGCGGCCGATGGCAAGAAGGATGCGAAAGCCAAGTCAGTGGTGGCCGTGTTCCGCCTGCGCGGTCCCATCGTGGAGACACCTGCCGAAGAAAACTTCCTGATGGGCACCAGTCATTCGGTCACGCTGCAGAGCCTGATCGAGCGACTGACGAAAGCCCGCGAGGACGAGAATGTGAAGGCGGTGGTGATTTCTCTGGATGGTACCAGCGTGACATTGGCCCAAGCCGAAGAGATTCGTCAACGGATGGCTGACATTCGCGCGGCCAGCAAGGACGTCTGCCTGTTTGCCGAAGGACTCACGATGCAGGATTACGTTTTGGCGGCCGGCGCCAGCGAAATCTCGGTCGTGCCGACCGGCGATCTATGGCTCACCGGGTACTACGCCGAAAGCCCCTACCTGCGCGGATTGCTCGACAAGATCGGCGTCACGCCGGATTTCCTACACTGCGGCGATTACAAGAGCGCCTCGGAAACCTTCATGCGCGACGGACCGAGTCCGCAAGCCGAGGAGATGCAGAACTGGCTGATGGACAGCAGCTATCAAACGACGATCAAGCTGATTGCCCAGGGACGCAACGTCGACGAGGCAAAGGTCCGGGGCTGGATCGACGGTGGGCCTTACACGTCGGGCAAAGCGCTCGAGCTGGGCATCATCGACCGTGTGCAACAACGACACGACCTGGAAGCATCGCTCAAAGTGCGCTTTGGCGACAACGTCAAGTTCGACCACAAGTACGGGGCCAAGGCGGCCGGGCAGATCGATTTCTCCTCGCCGATGGGGATCATGAACTTCTACGCCGAATTGCTCGGCGGCGGCAAGAAAAAGAAATCGACCAAGGAAGCGATCGCGATCGTCAACGTCGAGGGGGCGATCGTGCTGGGCGCGGCCGATGCCAGCCCGCTGAGCTTCGGGGGCAAATCGGCCGGAAGCACGCCGATTCGCAAAGCTCTCGATGACGCGGCAAACGACGATTCGGTAAAGGCCGTGGTGCTGCGCGTTGATTCGCCTGGCGGATCGGCCACGGCCAGCGACATCATCTTGGCCGCTGCTAAGCGTGTGAAAGGCAAGAAGCCGGTCGTTGTCTCGATGGGCAATGTCGCGGCCAGTGGCGGCTATTACGTTGCCTGCGGCACGGATGTGATCTATGCCGACGACAGCACCATCACGGGCTCAATCGGTGTCGTGGGGGGCAAGCTCGCCACGTTGGGACTATGGAACAAGGTCGGCATCAACTGGAAAGCCTACGGCCGCGGCGAAAACTCCGCCATCATGAGCACGTCGCATCCATTCACGGAGGCGCAGCGAACACGCATGCAGGCCTGGATGGACGATATCTACGGTGTCTTTAAAGGGCACGTCGTCGCGGTCCGCGGCGAGAAGCTCAAGAAACCGATCGACGAATTAGCCGGCGGACGCGTTTATACCGGCCGGCAGGCGCTGGATCTGGGCCTGGTCGATCGAATCGGCACGCTCAGCGATGCCATCCACGAGGCCGCGGCGCAAGCTAAAATTGAGAAGTACGAAGTACGGCTGCTGCCCGAGCCGAAATCCTTCATCCAGACGCTCTTGGGGAGCGCCATGGGGGAAGACGACGATGAGTCGAATGGCGTGTCGTTGTCGACGCTGATGTCGGCGCGGACTTCACCCTTGCTCGATGCCGTGCTTCCCTACCTGCGCCAACTGGATGGGCAGCGACTGCAAGCCGTGACGACGGCGATCGGTCGGCTGGAGTTGATTCATCGGGAAGGGGTCGCGCTGATGATGCCCGAGATCGTCGTCCGACCTTAA
- a CDS encoding metalloregulator ArsR/SmtB family transcription factor has translation MISNLAESPTSTRPHLPRVPDPIVKDLVKVFKLLSDETRLRVLLYLTQQPELHVRALCDLLAQSQPAVSHHLALLRVAGLIESRREGKHNFYHLLPDRFETLLDMFFASVPKDERRIRFEDYVLSYAPSGTMA, from the coding sequence ATGATCAGTAACCTGGCCGAATCGCCCACCAGCACCCGGCCGCATTTGCCGCGCGTACCGGATCCGATCGTTAAGGACCTCGTCAAGGTTTTCAAGCTGCTCTCGGACGAGACGCGCTTGCGCGTGCTCCTGTACCTGACGCAGCAGCCCGAGCTGCACGTGCGGGCGTTGTGCGACCTGTTGGCGCAAAGCCAACCGGCGGTCAGCCATCACCTGGCGCTATTGCGCGTGGCCGGACTGATCGAATCGCGGCGCGAAGGGAAGCACAACTTCTATCACTTGCTGCCCGACCGCTTCGAAACACTGCTGGATATGTTCTTCGCCAGCGTGCCCAAGGACGAGCGCCGGATCCGCTTCGAAGACTACGTACTGAGCTACGCCCCCTCGGGAACGATGGCATAA